GCTGCAACCTCGGTTTCGTCTTTTTTCAGTCGCAGCGCGGATGCAACGCGGCCAAGCCCTCGCAGCTTCGTCGGTGCCACGGCTTTGCGAAAAGCTCCGAAATCCGACACAGTCAGATGCTCGGGCTGAAAGCCCAGCTTCCTCATGCGATGCCGTCGGGTCAGACGGGCCAAAGCATCCTTCAGCGAGCCGGTCCGAATCACCGCCGTTGCCCAGGGAGCCTTCTTGCCTGCCTCCTCTGCGAACCGTCCATCAGTCAGCAGATATACCCGCCTGGGCAGAACAAGGGCGGCCCCATCTTCCCCGTCAAATTCCGTGAGGTAGAATTGGTCAACCCGGTTAGTGACGAGGAAACCGTCCATACCCCTGCGGCGGATCTGCTCGCGGCAGCATTCGATGCGACGGTTTATCGCCACGGGCGGTTTGGGACAGCGGCGACCGTTTGCCAATGTTGGCCTCCTGGGACCAGTTACCGACTATTCGGCCGGCTGGAAATCTACGGGCCGAGGCCCTTGGTGTCAAAGATGGGACGGTATTGAACCATTGGTGCCCCTTGCTGGCCCGGCCGCTTTGTGTGGCCGATCAATGAAAAATGCGGGCCAAGCCACGCCACGGCAAAGGTGCGAACCGGAGGCTGGACGTGTCCGGCAGATGCGGGTGTAGTCGATGAGGATAGTGATCAAGGAAGGTGATTCCTTTCTGGGAGACGTGAGCTTCACCGAAGACGATGAAGTCACGATTGGCTCGCAGCCGGACTGCAGCATCTACCTGCCCGATGCCCGTGTTAGCGCGCTCAATGTGCTCATCATGCCTACCGAGGAAGGCCACTGGCTCGTCGAAAATGTTGATCCCGGTAACCGCGTCCTGTTGAATGCCCACGTGCTGACCCAACGGACGGCCCTTCAGAACGACGACGAAATCACGATTCATGACTATGTACTTAAAGTCTATCTCGAGGAAGACCTGAATCATGCGGTGGTCCAGGAACCGGAACTGACGGCCGAGGAGCTGATTCGGATCCGCGAATTCCCGCTGCCGGCCGGCTCCTTGGTTCGTCGTCACAGCGATTCATTGTCTCTCACCCGGTTACAACTGGACCGGCTCGCCGGAGCCTGTGCCGTCATCGACGGCACTCGCGACCTGCACGACTGGGTGGAAACCACGCTTAACCTTCTCCTCGATGTGTTTGAGGCCCGTTGTGCCTGGGTCGGCTTCCGACGACAGTCTCGGGGCGAGCTGGATGTCCAAGGGGGCAAGCTGGCCAACGGCCAGCCATGCGATCTCAACCCAATCATCGAGCTTCTGCGATATCGCTGCGTTGATCGGCACCAGCACATCTGCATTCGCAAGGTTCGCGAGCACGAATACATCGGCTCGGCCATGGGTGCTCCGCTGACGGGCAAAACCGGTTCGCTGGGCATGATCTACGTTGACCGCCGGGTAAAGACCTCGCGCTTCCGCAGCTCAGACCTCGATATGCTTTCCGCCCTTGCTGCCCGGCTCTCGCTCAAACTCCAGGCCCTGCTCGAAGGACATGCTCAGCGCTCCGCCGAAATCTCGGCCACTGAGATCAGCGTGGTGCATGCAATCCAGGAACACCTCGATCCCAAGGGCGTGCCTCCGCTCGAGGGTCTCAAGCTGGCTGCGTACAGCCGCTCGGGCCAGGAAAACCCCGGCGACGTATACGACGTGATGAAACACCCCGACACGCCCCTGACGGCGCTGCTGCTCGGGCACGTCAACGCCACCGGCGCATTGCTGGCCCTGTCGATGGCCCGCCTGCATTCCACCTTTCGCGTCGGCTTCTTGCACAATGACCCGCCGCATGCCTTGGCCAGGGCCCTGAACTGGCTGATGTACGATGAACGCGACCCCTCCACCGTGGACGCGGTATTCCTGACGATCTACCCCGGCGGAAGGGTGCGCTATTCGCGTGCCGGCAAGATCGGGGCGTTCGTCGTCGGAGCCGATGGTCAGCCCCGGCCGCTCGGAGCCGCCGATGCTCCGGCCATCGGGCAGGTCCGCAACTTCGAGTACCAGTCGTTTGTCGAGCAGCTCGCCCCCGACGAGACGCTGGTTCTGTACACCCGAGGCATTGCCACCTGCACCGACGGCCAGGGCCGTCGATTTGGCGAGCACCGTTTTATCACCCTGGTCTGCGACGGTTTCGGTCAGCCCCCGACCACAACCCTTCAGGATGTCACCACCGAACTGATCAGCTTCTTCAAAGACGGTCGCCACCCCGACGACATCAGCATCGTGCTGCTGCATCGCGAAGAAGACTGATAAACGCTCTCAGATCTGTTGGGACGCCCCGTCCCAAGGTTGGTGTTGTTCGTCGTCGCCGGTTGTTGAAACAGCCGCTGCGTGGTACCGCGCAGCCGGTTGGGGCGCGGGCCGTTACCACCCTGTGCGGTAGGGTGAGGTATACCGGGGGGAACCATCGGTGAAATCTGCGATGATTCCCCCACGGTCTCTCTCTGAGCTTCGCCGCTCCGACCCGGTTGGCTGCTACGGACAACTCGCCGTTTTGCAGGTTGTCCCGCTGCCTTGCGGGATCCCACCCAGGCTTGAGCACGTCATTGGGAGCATCTCGACACAACTTCCGTCTGTCAGGCAGCATGCTTCCGTCGAACACTGCGGATCGGCCGGGATTCCCGGACCGCTCGCGCACTGCTCGAACACGAGCAGGTCGGATTGGTCGATGTCCAGACCGTCCTTGTCCAGATCGGCGCACGTGCAATCCGGGGCCTCCGGTGGCAGCGGCACGCCGCCGTCCGAGCCGGTGTAACAAAGCTGTAGAAGGGCGAAGTCTCTCTGGTCGACGTCGC
The nucleotide sequence above comes from Phycisphaerae bacterium. Encoded proteins:
- a CDS encoding SpoIIE family protein phosphatase, coding for MRIVIKEGDSFLGDVSFTEDDEVTIGSQPDCSIYLPDARVSALNVLIMPTEEGHWLVENVDPGNRVLLNAHVLTQRTALQNDDEITIHDYVLKVYLEEDLNHAVVQEPELTAEELIRIREFPLPAGSLVRRHSDSLSLTRLQLDRLAGACAVIDGTRDLHDWVETTLNLLLDVFEARCAWVGFRRQSRGELDVQGGKLANGQPCDLNPIIELLRYRCVDRHQHICIRKVREHEYIGSAMGAPLTGKTGSLGMIYVDRRVKTSRFRSSDLDMLSALAARLSLKLQALLEGHAQRSAEISATEISVVHAIQEHLDPKGVPPLEGLKLAAYSRSGQENPGDVYDVMKHPDTPLTALLLGHVNATGALLALSMARLHSTFRVGFLHNDPPHALARALNWLMYDERDPSTVDAVFLTIYPGGRVRYSRAGKIGAFVVGADGQPRPLGAADAPAIGQVRNFEYQSFVEQLAPDETLVLYTRGIATCTDGQGRRFGEHRFITLVCDGFGQPPTTTLQDVTTELISFFKDGRHPDDISIVLLHREED